From Desulfovibrio sp. X2, the proteins below share one genomic window:
- the pspA gene encoding phage shock protein PspA, with product MGIFSRFKDIVSANLNAMLDHAEDPDKMIRLMIREMEDTLVELKAACAAAMAERATTARNLDSLSGRVDAWSERARLAVAKGRDELAREALAEKKRLAARAASLEDELAQADTLVAQAQDDIGRLEDKLAQAREKQKSLVARHHRAEQRTRCRRRLREADSSDAVRRFETLERKIERMEAAAEVEDPDRRRPGLESAFRELERDEDVEAELAALKKELD from the coding sequence ATGGGCATCTTCTCCCGCTTCAAGGACATCGTCAGCGCCAACCTGAACGCCATGCTCGACCACGCGGAAGACCCGGACAAGATGATCCGGCTCATGATCCGCGAGATGGAAGACACCCTGGTGGAGCTCAAGGCCGCCTGCGCCGCGGCCATGGCCGAGCGCGCCACCACCGCCCGCAACCTGGATTCGCTCTCCGGCCGCGTGGACGCCTGGTCCGAGCGCGCCCGCCTGGCCGTGGCCAAGGGGCGCGACGAGCTGGCCCGCGAGGCCCTGGCCGAGAAGAAGCGCCTGGCCGCCCGCGCGGCCTCGCTCGAGGACGAGCTGGCCCAGGCCGACACCCTCGTGGCCCAGGCCCAGGACGACATAGGCCGCCTCGAGGACAAGCTGGCCCAGGCCCGCGAGAAGCAGAAGAGCCTGGTGGCCCGCCACCACCGCGCCGAGCAGCGCACCCGCTGCCGCCGCCGCCTGCGCGAGGCCGATTCGAGCGACGCCGTGCGCCGCTTCGAGACCCTGGAGCGCAAGATAGAGCGCATGGAGGCCGCGGCCGAGGTCGAGGACCCGGACCGCCGCCGCCCCGGCCTGGAGTCCGCCTTCCGCGAGCTCGAGCGCGACGAGGACGTGGAGGCCGAGCTGGCCGCCCTGAAGAAGGAACTCGATTAG